A single genomic interval of Daucus carota subsp. sativus chromosome 1, DH1 v3.0, whole genome shotgun sequence harbors:
- the LOC108216224 gene encoding LOW QUALITY PROTEIN: pentatricopeptide repeat-containing protein At4g37170-like (The sequence of the model RefSeq protein was modified relative to this genomic sequence to represent the inferred CDS: inserted 4 bases in 4 codons) produces MLNTCVVTENSRKLFTFLQKKQNTRLWDLYRKCGCVGDVRKVFAGMSERDACSWNIMAFGYVKAGDLGAARGLFDXMPERDYFSWNAXVSGYVRYDQPGEGLELFRXMEKNGDLGSSKFVVSSALSACSVVRCLRAGKEIHGHIVRTGLDSDEVVWSLLSDMYGKCGSIDDARHIFDKSLNRDVVPWTAIIDRYFDDRRKEDGFKLFMELLSSGIRPNEFTFAGVLNACTSQSAEYLGKQVHGHMIRIGCDPSSFATSICTLVHMYSKLGNMENAYRVFKDIPQPDLVSWTSLINGYAQNGQPHEALRLFELLLKSGNKPDHITFIGVLSACTHAGXVDRGLEYFHSIKEKHGLKYTADHYACVVDLLGHSGRFKEAEDIIVSMPMKPDKFLWASLLGGCRIHGNIELAKRAAEALFQIEPDNPATYVTLANIYATAGKWDEVAKLRKAMNDKGVDKKPGISWTEIKGKVHTFMVGDKSHPYSTKIYDYLSELFRRMKEEGYNPETDYVLHDVEDEQKEQNIFYNSEKLAVAFGIIATPQGTTIKVFKNLRTCVDCHTSFKYISKIVKRKIIVRDSTRFHCFEGGSCSYKDYW; encoded by the exons ATGTTAAACACTTGTGTAGTGACAGAAAATTCTCGGAAGCTATTCACATTTCTACAGAAAAAACAAAACACTCGCTTGTGGGATTTGTATCGTAAATGTGGGTGTGTTGGTGATGTGCGGAAGGTGTTTGCTGGAATGTCTGAGAGAGATGCGTGTTCTTGGAATATAATGGCATTTGGGTATGTGAAAGCGGGGGATTTGGGGGCTGCTAGGGGGTTGTTTG AAATGCCGGAAAGGGATTATTTTTCGTGGAATG AAGTTTCAGGGTATGTGAGGTATGATCAGCCGGGTGAGGGGTTGGAGTTGTTTA GTATGGAGAAGAATGGGGATTTGGGGAGCAGTAAGTTTGTGGTTTCGAGTGCCCTTTCGGCTTGTTCTGTTGTGAGATGTTTGCGTGCTGGGAAGGAGATTCATGGGCATATAGTGAGGACGGGGTTGGATTCTGATGAAGTAGTTTGGAGTTTGTTGTCAGATATGTATGGGAAATGTGGTAGTATAGATGATGCAAGGCATATATTTGACAAATCTTTGAATAGAGATGTTGTTCCGTGGACGGCCATCATTGATAGGTACTTTGACGATAGAAGGAAGGAAGACGGGTTTAAACTATTTATGGAGTTGTTAAGTTCGGGGATTAGACCAAATGAGTTTACTTTTGCTGGGGTTTTGAATGCATGTACAAGTCAATCTGCAGAATATCTGGGGAAACAAGTTCATGGTCATATGATTCGGATTGGGTGTGATCCGTCATCATTTGCAACTAGCATCTG CACACTAGTCCACATGTATTCCAAGTTGGGAAACATGGAGAATGCTTATAGGGTTTTCAAAGACATACCGCAGCCTGACTTGGTTTCATGGACTTCTTTGATCAATGGATATGCTCAGAATGGTCAACCTCATGAAGCTCTTCGGTTATTCGAGTTGCTTCTTAAGTCTGGTAATAAACCTGATCACATTACTTTCATTGGAGTTCTCTCTGCTTGCACCCATGCTG CAGTTGACAGAGGGCTAGAGTATTTCCACTCAATAAAAGAGAAACATGGTCTAAAATACACTGCAGATCACTATGCTTGTGTTGTTGATCTCCTGGGTCATTCTGGCAGATTTAAAGAGGCTGAAGATATCATTGTAAGCATGCCCATGAAACCAGATAAGTTTCTTTGGGCTTCCTTGCTTGGTGGTTGCAGAATTCATGGAAATATAGAATTGGCAAAACGAGCAGCTGAAGCATTATTTCAGATTGAACCTGATAATCCAGCTACTTATGTTACTCTTGCAAATATTTATGCCACTGCTGGTAAATGGGATGAAGTGGCAAAACTCAGAAAGGCTATGAATGACAAAGGAGTTGACAAGAAACCAGGTATTAGTTGGACGGAGATCAAAGGAAAAGTCCACACTTTCATGGTGGGAGATAAATCCCACCCATATTCTACTAAAATATACGACTATCTGTCAGAACTGTTCAGAAGAATGAAGGAAGAAGGGTATAATCCCGAGACAGACTATGTGCTGCATGATGTAGAAGACGAACAAAAGGAGCAAAATATATTCTACAATAGTGAGAAGCTTGCAGTTGCATTTGGAATTATTGCTACTCCACAGGGAACCACCATTAAAGTTTTTAAGAACCTAAGAACTTGTGTTGATTGCCATACCtcattcaaatatatctccaaaaTTGTTAAGAGAAAAATAATAGTAAGGGATTCAACCCGATTCCATTGTTTTGAGGGAGGAAGCTGTTCTTACAAAGACTATTGGTGA